The proteins below come from a single Pseudomonas putida genomic window:
- the tet(A) gene encoding tetracycline efflux MFS transporter Tet(A) — protein sequence MKPNRPLIVILSTVALDAVGIGLIMPVLPGLLRDLVHSNDVTAHYGILLALYALVQFACAPVLGALSDRFGRRPILLVSLAGATVDYAIMATAPFLWVLYIGRIVAGITGATGAVAGAYIADITDGDERARHFGFMSACFGFGMVAGPVLGGLMGGFSPHAPFFAAAALNGLNFLTGCFLLPESHKGERRPLRREALNPLASFRWARGMTVVAALMAVFFIMQLVGQVPAALWVIFGEDRFHWDATTIGISLAAFGILHSLAQAMITGPVAARLGERRALMLGMIADGTGYILLAFATRGWMAFPIMVLLASGGIGMPALQTMLSRQVDEERQGQLQGSLAALTSLTSIVGPLLFTAIYAASITTWNGWAWIAGAALYLLCLPALRRGLWSGAGQRADR from the coding sequence GTGAAACCCAACAGACCCCTGATCGTAATTCTGAGCACTGTCGCGCTCGACGCTGTCGGCATCGGCCTGATTATGCCGGTGCTGCCGGGCCTCCTGCGCGATCTGGTTCACTCGAACGACGTCACCGCCCACTATGGCATTCTGCTGGCGCTGTATGCGTTGGTGCAATTTGCCTGCGCACCTGTGCTGGGCGCGCTGTCGGATCGTTTCGGGCGGCGGCCAATCTTGCTCGTCTCGCTGGCCGGCGCCACTGTCGACTACGCCATCATGGCGACAGCGCCTTTCCTTTGGGTTCTCTATATCGGGCGGATCGTGGCCGGCATCACCGGGGCGACTGGGGCGGTAGCCGGCGCTTATATTGCCGATATCACTGATGGCGATGAGCGCGCGCGGCACTTCGGCTTCATGAGCGCCTGTTTCGGGTTCGGGATGGTCGCGGGACCTGTGCTCGGTGGGCTGATGGGCGGTTTCTCCCCCCACGCTCCGTTCTTCGCCGCGGCAGCCTTGAACGGCCTCAATTTCCTGACGGGCTGTTTCCTTTTGCCGGAGTCGCACAAAGGCGAACGCCGGCCGTTACGCCGGGAGGCTCTCAACCCGCTCGCTTCGTTCCGGTGGGCCCGGGGCATGACCGTCGTCGCCGCCCTGATGGCGGTCTTCTTCATCATGCAACTTGTCGGACAGGTGCCGGCCGCGCTTTGGGTCATTTTCGGCGAGGATCGCTTTCACTGGGACGCGACCACGATCGGCATTTCGCTTGCCGCATTTGGCATTCTGCATTCACTCGCCCAGGCAATGATCACCGGCCCTGTAGCCGCCCGGCTCGGCGAAAGGCGGGCACTCATGCTCGGAATGATTGCCGACGGCACAGGCTACATCCTGCTTGCCTTCGCGACACGGGGATGGATGGCGTTCCCGATCATGGTCCTGCTTGCTTCGGGTGGCATCGGAATGCCGGCGCTGCAAACAATGTTGTCCAGGCAGGTGGATGAGGAACGTCAGGGGCAGCTGCAAGGCTCACTGGCGGCGCTCACCAGCCTGACCTCGATCGTCGGACCCCTCCTCTTCACGGCGATCTATGCGGCTTCTATAACAACGTGGAACGGGTGGGCATGGA
- the tetR(A) gene encoding tetracycline resistance transcriptional repressor TetR(A), whose product MTKLQPNTVIRAALDLLNEVGVDGLTTRKLAERLGVQQPALYWHFRNKRALLDALAEAMLAENHTHSVPRADDDWRSFLIGNARSFRQALLAYRDGARIHAGTRPGAPQMETADAQLRFLCEAGFSAGDAVNALMTISYFTVGAVLEEQAGDSDAGERGGTVEQAPLSPLLRAAIDAFDEAGPDAAFEQGLAVIVDGLAKRRLVVRNVEGPRKGDD is encoded by the coding sequence ATGACAAAGTTGCAGCCGAATACAGTGATCCGTGCCGCCCTGGACCTGTTGAACGAGGTCGGCGTAGACGGTCTGACGACACGCAAACTGGCGGAACGGTTGGGGGTTCAGCAGCCGGCGCTTTACTGGCACTTCAGGAACAAGCGGGCGCTGCTCGACGCACTGGCCGAAGCCATGCTGGCGGAGAATCATACGCATTCGGTGCCGAGAGCCGACGACGACTGGCGCTCATTTCTGATCGGGAATGCCCGCAGCTTCAGGCAGGCGCTGCTCGCCTACCGCGATGGCGCGCGCATCCATGCCGGCACGCGACCGGGCGCACCGCAGATGGAAACGGCCGACGCGCAGCTTCGCTTCCTCTGCGAGGCGGGTTTTTCGGCCGGGGACGCCGTCAATGCGCTGATGACAATCAGCTACTTCACTGTTGGGGCCGTGCTTGAGGAGCAGGCCGGCGACAGCGATGCCGGCGAGCGCGGCGGCACCGTTGAACAGGCTCCGCTCTCGCCGCTGTTGCGGGCCGCGATAGACGCCTTCGACGAAGCCGGTCCGGACGCAGCGTTCGAGCAGGGACTCGCGGTGATTGTCGATGGATTGGCGAAAAGGAGGC